A genomic window from Labeo rohita strain BAU-BD-2019 chromosome 6, IGBB_LRoh.1.0, whole genome shotgun sequence includes:
- the sumf1 gene encoding formylglycine-generating enzyme yields MASALSSSVVLFLCILAVSGDIGDIVLEQQSSESQGTDCGCQGLKRDVDVDISDENKLKHHDDANIYSETANQSPHKTQHDIRSKLVLLQGGWFMMGTDDPGIPQDGEGPQRKVRLDPFYIEEHEVTNQQFQHFINQTGYITEAERFGDSFVFEGLLSEDVKSTLSHAVAAAPWWSPVKGADWRHPEGPDSTIEHRMNHPVLHVSWSDAQAYCHWATRRLPTEAEWELACRGGLQDRLYPWGNKLMPKGQHYANLWQGDFPNHNTAEDGYANTSPVMSFPANGFGLYDMVGNAWEWTADWWNVHHTTEDKYNPKGPETGTDRVKKGGSYMCHKSYCYRYRCAARSQNTPDSSASNLGFRCAADADP; encoded by the exons ATGGCATCAGCATTGAGCAGTTCTGTAGTTTTATTTCTCTGTATTTTAGCAGTGAGTGGTGATATAGGCGATATCGTGCTCGAACAGCAGTCGTCGGAGTCACAAGGCACGGACTGTGGTTGTCAGGGACTGAAAAGGGATGTTGATGTTGATATAAGTGAtgaaaacaaactgaaacatcACGATGATGCAAATATATACTCAGAAACAGCAAACCAAAGCCCACACAAGACACAGCATGATATACGCAGTAAG ctgGTGCTGCTGCAGGGAGGTTGGTTTATGATGGGAACAGATGACCCAGGAATACCACAGGACGGAGAGGGGCCGCAGAGGAAAGTGAGGCTGGACCCTTTTTACATTGAAGAGCATGAAGTCACAAACCAGCAGTTCCAGCACTTTATCAACCAGACAGGCTACATCACAGAG GCTGAGCGTTTTGGAGACTCCTTTGTTTTTGAGGGACTGCTGAGTGAGGACGTGAAGAGCACACTGTCACATGCG GTGGCTGCTGCTCCTTGGTGGTCACCAGTGAAAGGTGCAGACTGGAGACACCCAGAAGGACCAGATTCAACCATAGAgcacag GATGAATCACCCTGTGCTGCATGTATCATGGAGTGATGCACAGGCGTACTGTCACTGGGCCACACGCAGACTTCCTACTGAAGCTGAGTGGGAGTTGGCTTGTAGAGGAGGACTCCAGGATAG GCTGTATCCATGGGGAAATAAACTAATGCCTAAAGGGCAGCACTATGCTAACCTGTGGCAAGGAGATTTCCCTAACCACAACACAGCAGAGGACGGCTATGCTAACACATCACCG GTGATGTCATTTCCTGCCAATGGCTTTGGACTGTATGACATGGTGGGAAATGCATGGGAATGGACAGCAGACTGGTGGAATGTGCATCATACTACAGAAGACAAATACAATCCT AAAGGACCAGAAACAGGGACGGACAGAGTCAAGAAAGGAGGATCTTACATGTGCCACAAG tCTTACTGCTACAGATACAGGTGTGCAGCCCGTAGTCAAAATACTCCGGACAGTTCTGCATCTAATCTGGGCTTCCGCTGTGCCGCTGACGCTGATCCATAA
- the endou gene encoding uridylate-specific endoribonuclease A isoform X2 — translation MKVTVILFLTITLISQGYSALTNVSDEEIKAVSETLYKLDHNRATASELVIDSQTLISSSQTGSKVDHSPSPLFKQVSSTLLAKPTFKALLNLLDNYNRMTGQAEDVPALEEQEQDAFLQATMVDTDVGKELYKFLNSKGVYSSQSEFVQDLKMMWFGLYSRANGQQDSSAFEHTFSGEIKNGKVSGFHNWVQFYLKEKEGLLNYYSHSFNGPWTSFPDVLGMQFEWDGYFKEVGSAFIGSSPEFDLAMYSLCYITRPGQRCYVSLGGQSLGIQTYTWDNSSYGDGKKFIGSAYPATP, via the exons CATTAACCAATGTCTCTGACGAGGAGATCAAGGCTGTGTCTGAGACCCTGTACAAGTTGGACCATAACAGGGCCACAGCCTCAGAACTGGTTATTGATTCTCAGACACTGATCTCTTCTTCTCAGACCGGCTCGAAGGTTGACCACTCGCCAAGCCC ATTGTTCAAGCAAGTGAGCAGTACTTTGCTCGCCAAGCCCACATTTAAAGCTCTGCTGAATCTGTTAGACAACTACAACAGGATGACAGGACAAGCAGAGGATGTGCCCGCACTGGAAGAGCAGGAGCAAGACGCTTTCCTCCAAGCGACCATGGTCGACACTGATGTGGGCAAGGAGCTTTACAAATTCCTCAATTCTAAAG gcGTATACTCTTCACAGAGCGAGTTTGTCCAGGATCTGAAGATGATGTGGTTTGGTCTTTACTCTCGAGCTAACGGCCAACAGGACTCCAGCGCGTTTGAGCACACCTTTTCAG GTGAAATTAAGAATGGAAAGGTGTCTGGTTTTCACAACTGGGTGCAGTTTTATCTGAAAGAGAAAGAGGGACTCCTGAATTACTACAGCCATAGTTTCAATGGCCCT TGGACCTCATTTCCTGATGTGTTGGGCATGCAGTTTGAATGGGATGGCTATTTCAAAGAGGTCGGTTCTGCCTTTATTGGCTCTAGTCCTGAATTTGATCTGGCTATGTACAGTCTCTGCTACATCACCCGCCCTGGCCAAAG GTGTTACGTGAGTTTGGGCGGACAGAGTTTGGGCATTCAGACCTATACATGGGACAACAGCAGCTATGGGGATGGAAAGAAGTTCATTGGGTCTGCTTACCCCGCCACTCCATGA
- the endou gene encoding uridylate-specific endoribonuclease A isoform X1 translates to MKVTVILFLTITLISQGYSGSLSCKRRCGESYDPMNDCHCDSECQQNKDCCKDYKKQCGRRALTNVSDEEIKAVSETLYKLDHNRATASELVIDSQTLISSSQTGSKVDHSPSPLFKQVSSTLLAKPTFKALLNLLDNYNRMTGQAEDVPALEEQEQDAFLQATMVDTDVGKELYKFLNSKGVYSSQSEFVQDLKMMWFGLYSRANGQQDSSAFEHTFSGEIKNGKVSGFHNWVQFYLKEKEGLLNYYSHSFNGPWTSFPDVLGMQFEWDGYFKEVGSAFIGSSPEFDLAMYSLCYITRPGQRCYVSLGGQSLGIQTYTWDNSSYGDGKKFIGSAYPATP, encoded by the exons GGTCACTTTCTTGTAAAAGAAGATGTGGAGAGTCCTACGATCCTATGAACGACTGCCACTGCGATTCAGAGTGTCAGCAGAATAAGGACTGCTGCAAAGACTATAAAAAGCAGTGTGGTCGTCGAG CATTAACCAATGTCTCTGACGAGGAGATCAAGGCTGTGTCTGAGACCCTGTACAAGTTGGACCATAACAGGGCCACAGCCTCAGAACTGGTTATTGATTCTCAGACACTGATCTCTTCTTCTCAGACCGGCTCGAAGGTTGACCACTCGCCAAGCCC ATTGTTCAAGCAAGTGAGCAGTACTTTGCTCGCCAAGCCCACATTTAAAGCTCTGCTGAATCTGTTAGACAACTACAACAGGATGACAGGACAAGCAGAGGATGTGCCCGCACTGGAAGAGCAGGAGCAAGACGCTTTCCTCCAAGCGACCATGGTCGACACTGATGTGGGCAAGGAGCTTTACAAATTCCTCAATTCTAAAG gcGTATACTCTTCACAGAGCGAGTTTGTCCAGGATCTGAAGATGATGTGGTTTGGTCTTTACTCTCGAGCTAACGGCCAACAGGACTCCAGCGCGTTTGAGCACACCTTTTCAG GTGAAATTAAGAATGGAAAGGTGTCTGGTTTTCACAACTGGGTGCAGTTTTATCTGAAAGAGAAAGAGGGACTCCTGAATTACTACAGCCATAGTTTCAATGGCCCT TGGACCTCATTTCCTGATGTGTTGGGCATGCAGTTTGAATGGGATGGCTATTTCAAAGAGGTCGGTTCTGCCTTTATTGGCTCTAGTCCTGAATTTGATCTGGCTATGTACAGTCTCTGCTACATCACCCGCCCTGGCCAAAG GTGTTACGTGAGTTTGGGCGGACAGAGTTTGGGCATTCAGACCTATACATGGGACAACAGCAGCTATGGGGATGGAAAGAAGTTCATTGGGTCTGCTTACCCCGCCACTCCATGA